From Variimorphobacter saccharofermentans, one genomic window encodes:
- the chvE gene encoding multiple monosaccharide ABC transporter substrate-binding protein, which produces MKRKLITILLCISVISTMLVGCGTKTTTSPSSSGNSTGKKIGVAMPTKDLQRWNQDGANMKKSLEEAGYEVDLQYANNDISTQVSQIENMITSGCDALVIASIDGGSLGTVLAEAKNKNLPVIAYDRLIMGTDAVSYYATFDNYMVGTIQGNYIVDKLDLENQAGPFNIELFTGSPDDNNARFFFGGAMDVLNPYIESGKLNVVSGQKEFEEVATLNWSTEEAQKRMENLITAYYADGTKLDVVLSSNDSCAIGISNALVNAGYTKDNFPVLTGQDCDITSVKNILAGTQSMSIFKDTRTLASKVVEMVNQIMKGEKVSVNDEKTYDNGTGIIPTYLCEPVFADVNNYKELLIDSGYYTEDQLK; this is translated from the coding sequence ATGAAAAGAAAATTGATTACTATCTTGTTATGTATCTCAGTAATTTCCACAATGCTTGTTGGCTGTGGAACCAAGACAACAACATCACCTTCATCATCAGGCAACAGTACTGGTAAGAAAATTGGTGTTGCAATGCCTACAAAGGATTTGCAGCGTTGGAACCAGGACGGCGCTAACATGAAAAAGTCACTGGAAGAAGCAGGCTATGAAGTAGATCTGCAATATGCAAATAACGATATTTCCACACAGGTTTCTCAGATTGAGAACATGATTACCAGTGGATGCGATGCTTTAGTTATTGCTTCCATCGATGGTGGATCTCTTGGAACAGTATTAGCAGAAGCAAAGAACAAGAACCTTCCTGTTATTGCTTATGACCGCCTTATCATGGGAACAGATGCAGTATCCTATTATGCAACCTTTGATAACTACATGGTAGGTACCATTCAAGGCAATTATATTGTTGATAAATTAGATCTTGAAAATCAGGCAGGTCCTTTTAATATTGAATTATTCACCGGTTCACCGGATGATAACAATGCACGCTTTTTCTTTGGTGGAGCAATGGATGTTCTGAATCCTTATATCGAAAGCGGAAAACTGAATGTGGTTTCCGGACAGAAGGAATTTGAAGAAGTAGCAACCTTGAACTGGTCAACTGAAGAAGCACAGAAGAGAATGGAAAACCTGATCACAGCCTATTATGCTGATGGAACTAAGTTGGATGTAGTATTATCCTCCAATGACTCCTGTGCAATTGGTATTAGCAACGCATTAGTAAATGCAGGCTATACCAAAGATAACTTCCCTGTATTAACTGGACAGGACTGTGATATCACATCTGTAAAGAATATCCTTGCAGGAACACAGTCCATGTCAATATTTAAAGATACCCGTACATTAGCTTCCAAGGTTGTAGAGATGGTTAATCAAATCATGAAGGGTGAAAAAGTTTCCGTAAACGATGAAAAAACCTACGATAACGGAACTGGTATTATTCCTACCTATCTTTGTGAGCCTGTATTTGCTGATGTAAATAATTACAAAGAGCTATTGATTGATTCAGGATATTACACCGAGGATCAGTTAAAATAA
- the asnA gene encoding aspartate--ammonia ligase translates to MKLIIPDGYNVALDIKETEIGIKAVKDFFERELAKQLNLTRVSAPLFVKPETGLNDNLNGVERPVSFGVKEQNDAVVEIVHSLAKWKRQALKRYGFAEGEGLYTDMNAIRRDEDTDNIHSIFVDQWDWEKIISKSDRNVDTLKNIVRKVYKAIKNTEVYMAKQYDYIKEILPEDIFFITSQELEDLYPNQTPKERENIIAKEKGAVFIMQIGGVLASGERHDGRAPDYDDWKLNGDIIVYYPVLDIALELSSMGIRVDEDSLLEQLKISNCMERAQLPFQKALLNKELPYTVGGGIGQSRICMFYLRKAHIGEVQSSIWPQEVMEEAEKNNIPLL, encoded by the coding sequence ATGAAATTAATTATCCCTGACGGTTATAATGTAGCTCTTGATATCAAGGAAACAGAAATAGGTATTAAAGCAGTGAAGGATTTTTTTGAGAGGGAGTTGGCAAAGCAATTAAATCTCACCAGAGTATCAGCACCGCTATTTGTTAAACCGGAGACTGGCTTAAATGACAATTTAAATGGTGTGGAGAGACCGGTAAGCTTTGGTGTAAAGGAGCAAAATGATGCCGTAGTAGAGATCGTCCATTCTCTTGCAAAATGGAAAAGACAGGCACTCAAACGTTATGGATTTGCTGAGGGTGAGGGACTATATACGGATATGAATGCAATCCGTCGAGATGAAGATACCGATAATATCCATTCCATATTTGTTGATCAGTGGGATTGGGAAAAGATTATAAGTAAATCTGATCGTAATGTTGATACATTAAAGAATATTGTAAGAAAAGTTTATAAAGCGATTAAGAATACGGAAGTCTATATGGCAAAACAATATGATTATATTAAAGAAATCCTTCCGGAAGATATATTCTTTATTACTTCTCAGGAACTCGAGGATCTTTACCCGAATCAGACACCGAAGGAAAGAGAGAATATAATAGCTAAAGAAAAGGGTGCTGTATTTATCATGCAAATCGGAGGAGTATTAGCCTCTGGTGAACGTCATGATGGAAGAGCTCCGGATTATGATGACTGGAAGTTAAATGGAGATATAATCGTATATTATCCTGTTCTTGATATCGCATTGGAGCTATCTTCCATGGGTATTCGTGTGGATGAGGATTCCCTACTGGAGCAATTAAAAATCAGCAACTGCATGGAACGTGCTCAGTTACCTTTCCAGAAAGCATTATTGAACAAGGAATTACCTTATACCGTAGGTGGTGGAATTGGTCAGTCAAGAATCTGTATGTTCTATCTTCGTAAAGCACATATTGGTGAAGTACAGTCTTCTATTTGGCCGCAGGAGGTTATGGAAGAAGCAGAGAAAAATAATATTCCATTATTATAA
- a CDS encoding HAD family hydrolase produces MSQKKAIIFDIDNTLVDRKKAFLNLCEYFIEKYSRDYPFEGSKESLIQAMIIADADGYGGLQNFIPRIRKYWKSLPLSTEEFIVERNAVFGDLTVAYPETYEVLEKLWGKYRLGVITNGYSSVQRGKMDTVGITKYFNNIIVSGEQPWEKPDPRIFLLACENLQVKPEEAVFVGDYYPNDIVGAMNAKIMPIWITEHPDEHKDYQGIHIPRLSDLLNYFI; encoded by the coding sequence ATGAGTCAAAAGAAAGCAATTATTTTTGATATTGATAATACCTTAGTTGATCGTAAAAAGGCTTTTTTGAATTTATGTGAATATTTTATTGAGAAGTATTCCAGGGATTATCCCTTCGAAGGAAGCAAAGAAAGCTTAATCCAGGCTATGATAATAGCCGATGCAGACGGATATGGAGGGTTACAGAATTTTATCCCCCGAATACGGAAGTACTGGAAGAGTTTGCCACTATCAACGGAAGAGTTCATTGTTGAGCGTAATGCAGTCTTTGGTGATCTGACAGTTGCGTACCCGGAAACATATGAAGTACTGGAAAAGCTATGGGGAAAATACAGATTAGGTGTTATTACGAACGGATATTCCTCCGTTCAAAGAGGCAAAATGGATACGGTAGGTATAACCAAATACTTTAATAATATTATTGTGTCAGGTGAGCAGCCATGGGAGAAACCGGATCCCCGCATTTTCCTTTTGGCCTGCGAAAATCTGCAGGTGAAGCCAGAGGAGGCAGTATTTGTGGGAGATTATTATCCCAATGATATTGTCGGTGCGATGAATGCAAAAATTATGCCCATCTGGATAACGGAACATCCGGATGAGCATAAGGATTATCAAGGAATTCATATTCCCAGATTAAGTGACCTACTTAATTATTTTATTTAA
- the mmsB gene encoding multiple monosaccharide ABC transporter permease, with the protein MNKGKDLLKKNSMLIALLIVTLFFTWQTGGTLLVPQNVTNLIAQNGYVVVLAVGMLICIITGGNIDLSVGSIVALVGALAGTLIVTKGMNIWLSIIICLAVGILIGAWQGFWIAYIRIPAFIVTLAGMLLWRGVALIILDGLTISPFPAEYLNIFNSYIPDIFGGSINILCILIGVMVCVIYIVLQVISLMNKKKRDNQTGPVSMILLRSAIICIVIMAAAFSMAYYKGIPAILILLAIVVVVYSYYTTKTVPGRYLYAMGGNEKAAKLSGINTNKVLFFSYVNMAFLSAVAALICVSRFNSAAPTTGTNYEMDAIGSCFIGGASAYGGTGSVSGVVIGAIFMGVINNGMSIMGIDTNVQKVVKGAVLLAAVAFDVLSKRRRKSE; encoded by the coding sequence ATGAATAAAGGAAAGGATTTACTCAAAAAAAATTCAATGCTGATAGCATTGCTTATAGTAACCTTGTTTTTTACCTGGCAAACAGGAGGAACCTTATTGGTACCTCAGAATGTGACTAATCTAATTGCACAAAACGGATATGTAGTAGTTCTGGCAGTTGGTATGCTGATTTGTATCATTACAGGAGGAAATATCGACTTATCAGTAGGATCAATCGTAGCTTTAGTTGGAGCTTTGGCCGGAACCCTGATTGTGACAAAAGGAATGAACATCTGGCTGTCCATCATTATCTGTCTTGCTGTTGGTATCCTAATAGGAGCATGGCAGGGTTTTTGGATCGCATACATAAGAATTCCGGCATTTATTGTAACACTGGCCGGCATGCTGCTATGGAGAGGCGTGGCGTTAATTATATTGGATGGATTGACTATCTCACCATTCCCTGCAGAATACCTCAATATTTTTAATAGCTATATTCCTGATATCTTTGGTGGATCAATTAATATTCTGTGTATTTTGATTGGTGTAATGGTATGTGTCATTTATATTGTATTACAGGTTATCTCCTTAATGAATAAGAAAAAAAGGGATAATCAGACAGGACCAGTGTCAATGATCCTGTTAAGATCGGCTATTATCTGTATTGTAATAATGGCAGCTGCATTTTCAATGGCATACTATAAAGGTATTCCCGCCATTCTTATCTTACTGGCAATTGTTGTAGTAGTGTATTCCTACTATACAACGAAAACGGTACCAGGACGTTACCTGTATGCCATGGGTGGCAACGAGAAGGCAGCGAAACTCAGCGGTATTAATACAAACAAAGTATTATTCTTTTCCTATGTTAATATGGCGTTTCTAAGTGCAGTTGCAGCTTTAATCTGTGTCTCAAGATTCAATTCCGCTGCACCGACTACCGGTACGAACTATGAAATGGATGCTATTGGATCCTGCTTTATTGGAGGTGCCTCAGCATATGGTGGTACGGGAAGTGTCTCAGGGGTAGTAATTGGAGCAATCTTTATGGGTGTAATTAATAATGGTATGTCAATTATGGGTATTGACACCAATGTACAAAAGGTTGTTAAGGGAGCAGTGCTTCTGGCAGCGGTTGCTTTTGATGTGCTATCGAAAAGAAGAAGAAAGTCAGAATAA
- a CDS encoding SDR family oxidoreductase has product MKALFIGGTGKISTAITELAAKRGFELYLLNRGNRPSFVPEGVHVIQADIYNETDVCEKLKGMYFDVVADFIVFDVESLKRDIRLFSGKTSQYIFISSASAYQKPLSSPFITESTPLFNPFWEYSRNKIACEEYLMSEYRNHNFPITIVRPSHTYDNTEIPLAIHGKNGSYSVINRIKNGKKVIVHGDGNTLWTLTHNTDFAKAFVGLMGNSHAIGETVQITSDESLTWNQIYEIIGNALGVKPNIVHIPSDALAKASKDFLGGLLGDKAHSVIFDNTKIKRLVPEFTATTRFDQGVRIALDFIEKHPEYQREDKEFDIWTDKMIEVYEAMEQNIPQLS; this is encoded by the coding sequence ATGAAAGCATTATTTATTGGAGGGACAGGAAAGATCAGTACAGCTATAACCGAATTAGCAGCAAAGCGAGGATTTGAACTTTATTTATTAAATCGAGGGAATCGCCCGAGTTTTGTTCCTGAAGGCGTTCATGTAATTCAGGCGGATATATATAATGAGACTGACGTATGTGAAAAGCTAAAGGGAATGTATTTTGATGTGGTAGCAGATTTTATTGTATTTGATGTAGAATCGCTCAAGAGGGATATTCGACTGTTCTCAGGCAAAACAAGCCAATATATATTTATCAGCTCTGCATCCGCTTACCAGAAGCCTTTATCCAGTCCATTTATTACCGAAAGTACTCCTCTCTTCAACCCCTTCTGGGAATACTCCCGGAATAAGATTGCCTGTGAAGAGTATTTGATGTCAGAATACCGCAATCACAACTTTCCGATCACCATTGTACGTCCAAGCCATACCTATGATAATACAGAGATACCATTGGCAATACACGGTAAAAATGGAAGCTACAGTGTCATAAACCGAATTAAGAACGGAAAAAAAGTAATTGTTCATGGAGATGGCAATACCCTGTGGACATTAACCCATAATACGGATTTTGCCAAAGCTTTTGTTGGATTAATGGGAAATTCCCATGCAATCGGAGAGACAGTTCAGATCACCTCGGATGAAAGCCTTACCTGGAATCAAATCTATGAGATCATAGGAAATGCACTTGGAGTTAAACCAAATATCGTTCATATTCCTTCCGATGCTCTGGCAAAAGCATCGAAGGATTTCTTAGGAGGTTTACTCGGAGACAAGGCTCATTCTGTAATATTTGATAACACAAAAATCAAACGTCTAGTTCCTGAATTCACTGCAACCACACGTTTTGATCAAGGTGTTCGCATAGCCCTGGATTTTATTGAGAAACATCCTGAGTATCAACGAGAGGATAAGGAATTTGATATTTGGACCGATAAAATGATTGAAGTTTATGAAGCGATGGAGCAGAATATTCCACAGCTATCATAA
- a CDS encoding response regulator, which translates to MFKILLADDEGIVTDTLKFIINKNFPDQCIVESAASGRSVIELAETFKPDIAFMDIQMPGINGIDAMKEIRKTNHSVIFIIMTAYDKFNYAKQAINLRVLEYLTKPVSQQSIVSILTKAMSMIEEDRKKRMNDLIIREKLETVIPIIEGDFIYAILSGDEFNRMEENYKNLLNIPENYGMMMIYEFGDSIENGVLTNPVGVSVKAQAFYNVIKDSIKDEFRCVVGPLMMNRIVIFLPSMKQQLDYDERSVLIEKNRKIIRELVKSLDVQFKVGIGSVTSLQKLYDSYQEALSAIQNSKGRVAHVKDLPIGCEYEDDYPIDIEKSLYDMIEKGNVEGAKTEASRFYHWMVEHYPDCMMDIKLKVLETVLFAEQKAFLSGGMTYYFEYRKNYLKTIIDIDNYELLLNWFLDKVMEASRNITLKKKEQVSGTIAKAKLFIKENYHKDISLDDVSRSVDISPYYFSKLFKDEAKVNFIDYLTNIRIEKAKELLLNRDFSIKNICMEIGLRDPNYFSRIFKKQVGLTPTEYRENINSK; encoded by the coding sequence ATGTTTAAAATATTGCTAGCGGATGACGAAGGAATTGTTACAGATACCTTGAAATTTATTATAAATAAGAATTTTCCAGATCAATGCATTGTGGAGAGTGCGGCATCTGGAAGAAGTGTAATTGAATTAGCCGAAACATTTAAACCGGATATTGCATTTATGGATATTCAGATGCCAGGTATTAATGGCATTGATGCTATGAAGGAAATTAGAAAAACCAATCACTCTGTGATTTTTATTATTATGACGGCATATGATAAGTTCAATTATGCAAAACAAGCAATCAACCTTAGGGTATTGGAGTATTTAACTAAGCCCGTGAGCCAGCAGAGTATTGTAAGTATCCTGACAAAAGCTATGTCGATGATAGAAGAAGATCGTAAGAAGAGAATGAACGATTTAATTATTCGGGAAAAATTAGAAACCGTAATTCCGATTATTGAAGGAGACTTTATCTATGCAATATTGTCTGGGGATGAATTTAACCGGATGGAGGAAAATTATAAAAACCTGCTTAATATTCCAGAGAATTACGGGATGATGATGATTTATGAATTTGGAGACTCTATTGAAAATGGAGTATTGACGAATCCGGTTGGTGTTAGTGTAAAAGCGCAAGCATTCTACAATGTCATTAAGGATTCCATAAAGGATGAGTTTCGATGTGTAGTGGGACCTCTAATGATGAATAGGATCGTAATATTCCTTCCTAGCATGAAACAACAGCTGGATTATGATGAGCGATCTGTATTAATTGAAAAGAACAGAAAAATAATCCGTGAACTGGTTAAATCCTTGGATGTGCAGTTTAAAGTGGGGATTGGGTCAGTCACTTCATTACAAAAACTTTATGATTCCTATCAGGAAGCGTTATCAGCCATTCAGAACAGTAAGGGGCGCGTTGCTCACGTAAAGGACTTACCCATCGGTTGTGAATATGAGGACGATTATCCCATAGATATCGAGAAATCCTTATATGACATGATTGAAAAAGGAAATGTGGAGGGCGCAAAGACAGAGGCCAGCCGTTTCTATCATTGGATGGTGGAGCATTATCCTGATTGTATGATGGATATTAAGCTCAAGGTATTGGAAACGGTGCTATTTGCCGAACAAAAGGCATTCTTAAGCGGAGGAATGACTTATTATTTTGAATATCGCAAGAATTACTTAAAGACTATTATTGATATCGATAATTATGAACTGTTATTGAACTGGTTTCTGGATAAGGTTATGGAAGCAAGCCGTAATATAACCTTGAAGAAGAAAGAACAGGTTAGTGGCACGATTGCTAAGGCAAAGTTATTTATAAAAGAGAATTATCATAAGGATATCTCATTGGACGATGTATCCCGAAGCGTTGATATCAGTCCATACTATTTCAGTAAGCTGTTTAAAGATGAGGCGAAGGTGAATTTTATCGATTATCTTACGAATATACGAATTGAAAAAGCTAAGGAGTTATTACTTAACCGAGATTTCAGTATTAAAAACATATGTATGGAGATTGGTTTACGTGATCCCAACTATTTCAGCAGGATATTTAAAAAGCAGGTGGGACTTACGCCAACCGAATACCGGGAGAATATTAATAGTAAGTAA
- a CDS encoding GNAT family N-acetyltransferase: protein MSYDHFFYKLPKIETKRLILRQITESESDGRDSLEFINDYSVYRFWGIYDEANDINGRRRPKKKIKLDYHYKTTMKEYHAKRELTWLMELKNTGKVIGEIVLYDFRLKKQADIGYRINKNYWGQGFAPEAGQAMIKAAFEEINLTRLQIRCFSNNTGSVRVAQKLGFTQEGLIHQGAILNVITDYYIFGLTRDTYLQSPIDDTMVHIITEE from the coding sequence ATGAGTTACGATCATTTTTTCTATAAATTACCCAAAATAGAAACGAAACGTCTCATATTACGTCAGATAACAGAAAGTGAATCCGACGGACGTGATAGCTTGGAATTCATTAACGACTACAGTGTTTACCGCTTTTGGGGAATCTACGATGAAGCCAATGATATCAATGGTAGGCGCAGACCTAAGAAGAAGATAAAGCTCGACTATCATTACAAAACAACGATGAAGGAATACCACGCTAAGAGAGAATTAACCTGGCTGATGGAACTAAAGAATACCGGTAAGGTAATCGGAGAAATTGTATTGTATGATTTTCGTCTAAAAAAACAGGCTGATATAGGCTATCGAATTAATAAGAATTACTGGGGACAGGGATTTGCTCCGGAAGCTGGACAAGCTATGATAAAAGCCGCTTTTGAGGAAATAAATCTAACGCGTCTCCAAATTCGGTGTTTTAGTAATAACACCGGATCTGTCAGAGTAGCACAAAAGCTTGGCTTTACTCAGGAGGGCCTTATCCATCAGGGAGCTATTCTTAATGTGATAACCGATTATTATATCTTTGGATTGACCCGGGATACCTATCTACAATCTCCCATAGATGATACCATGGTCCACATTATTACCGAAGAATAG
- a CDS encoding histidine phosphatase family protein, whose amino-acid sequence MNCFIVNLYLIRHGRQNSTLCNVDVELSRQGQIQAELLRDRLQHYHIDALYSSDLIRAKETAAILNEALQLPHEIREDLREISFGLMEGKSNEYNDEHFKEFKEEQKKLIEDIPYPGGENGTSVYERAMPVIQEIVQSGKKNIIVVTHGGTIRVLLAALFGRNQARRFLFGVSLENTSITQLVYNEEYDRFYLERFNDFAHLEGHPELYRENWEVK is encoded by the coding sequence GTGAATTGCTTTATAGTTAATTTATATCTTATACGACATGGAAGGCAAAATAGCACGTTATGTAATGTGGATGTGGAACTCTCACGACAAGGCCAAATTCAGGCCGAATTATTAAGAGACCGACTCCAGCATTATCATATCGATGCATTATACTCAAGTGATCTGATTCGTGCTAAAGAAACGGCGGCAATCTTAAATGAAGCATTACAGCTTCCTCATGAGATTCGGGAAGATCTTAGAGAAATCTCGTTTGGCCTCATGGAGGGAAAATCTAACGAGTATAATGATGAGCATTTTAAGGAATTCAAAGAGGAACAGAAAAAACTTATAGAGGATATCCCTTATCCGGGTGGAGAAAACGGCACCTCTGTATATGAGCGTGCCATGCCGGTAATACAGGAAATCGTTCAAAGTGGGAAAAAGAATATTATAGTGGTTACTCATGGGGGGACGATTCGTGTTCTGCTTGCAGCCTTATTCGGAAGAAATCAGGCAAGACGCTTTTTGTTCGGTGTATCACTTGAGAATACCAGTATTACCCAGTTGGTATACAATGAAGAATATGACAGATTCTACTTGGAACGTTTTAATGACTTCGCACATTTAGAGGGACATCCAGAATTGTACAGAGAGAATTGGGAAGTGAAATGA
- the mmsA gene encoding multiple monosaccharide ABC transporter ATP-binding protein, translating to MANILLEMKNITKRFPGVKALDNVNLKVEEGEIHALVGENGAGKSTLMNILSGIYPYGSYEGDILYDGEECRFSGITDSEKKGIAIIHQELALIPFMSISENIFLGNERGTRYRIDWEETDHKAKDLLNTVGLLENPRTLIKDIGVGKQQLVEIAKALAKNVRLLILDEPTASLNEADSRKLLDLLLSFKEKGLTSIIISHKLNEISYIADKITILRDGATIETLDNKAEVISEERIIKGMVGRTMTDRFPKRNETASDKISFEVKNWNVYHPIYEGRKVVDNVSLYVRRGEVVGIAGLMGAGRTELALSIFGKSYGVNISGTLIIDGKEVKLQNAHKAIENGLAYITEDRKGDGLILTNPIRVNTTLAGMEKVSRKGIVDHNEENRATKNYIEKLRTKCTSIEQDVGNLSGGNQQKVLISKWMFTDPDIMILDEPTRGIDVGAKYEIYCIINQLVAEGKSILMISSELPELIGMCDRIYVMNEGRIVGEVMKEDATQELIMGQILKSSKGV from the coding sequence TTGGCTAACATTTTATTGGAAATGAAGAATATAACCAAACGCTTCCCCGGAGTGAAGGCACTGGATAATGTGAATCTTAAGGTGGAGGAAGGAGAAATACATGCTCTAGTCGGTGAAAATGGTGCCGGAAAATCAACCTTAATGAATATACTGAGTGGAATTTATCCTTATGGAAGCTATGAAGGAGATATTCTGTATGACGGAGAAGAATGCAGATTTAGTGGTATTACAGACAGTGAAAAGAAAGGGATAGCAATTATCCATCAGGAGCTTGCTTTGATCCCATTTATGTCAATCAGCGAAAATATCTTCCTTGGTAATGAGAGAGGTACCCGATATCGTATTGATTGGGAGGAAACCGATCATAAGGCCAAGGATTTATTAAATACGGTAGGCTTATTGGAGAATCCTAGAACTTTGATTAAGGATATCGGGGTTGGAAAACAGCAGTTAGTAGAAATTGCGAAAGCGTTGGCGAAGAATGTGAGGCTGTTGATTCTGGATGAGCCAACTGCTTCTTTGAATGAAGCGGATTCCCGTAAGCTTTTGGATTTGCTTCTTTCTTTCAAGGAGAAGGGCTTAACTTCTATCATAATATCCCATAAGCTGAATGAGATTTCCTACATAGCAGATAAAATTACTATTCTGCGTGACGGAGCTACGATTGAAACCCTTGATAATAAAGCAGAAGTAATATCTGAGGAACGTATTATAAAGGGAATGGTTGGACGTACCATGACGGATCGCTTTCCAAAGCGAAATGAGACAGCATCAGATAAAATCAGTTTTGAGGTTAAAAACTGGAATGTATATCATCCGATTTATGAAGGACGGAAGGTAGTGGACAATGTATCACTTTATGTTCGTCGAGGAGAGGTAGTTGGAATTGCCGGGCTTATGGGTGCTGGTCGTACGGAGCTTGCCCTAAGTATATTTGGAAAAAGCTATGGTGTTAACATTAGCGGAACTTTAATCATTGACGGTAAAGAAGTGAAGCTGCAGAATGCTCATAAGGCGATAGAGAATGGACTGGCTTATATTACCGAGGATCGAAAAGGGGATGGATTAATATTAACCAATCCGATTAGGGTTAATACGACCCTTGCTGGAATGGAAAAAGTCAGCCGTAAAGGAATTGTTGATCATAACGAGGAAAATAGAGCTACTAAAAATTATATAGAGAAACTAAGAACAAAATGTACCTCTATAGAACAGGATGTTGGGAACTTAAGCGGAGGTAATCAGCAAAAGGTCTTAATTAGTAAATGGATGTTTACTGATCCCGATATTATGATACTTGATGAGCCGACACGAGGAATCGATGTTGGGGCCAAATATGAGATTTATTGTATCATCAATCAATTGGTGGCAGAAGGAAAATCGATCTTAATGATTTCTTCCGAACTTCCTGAGTTAATTGGTATGTGCGATCGCATATATGTTATGAATGAAGGAAGAATCGTGGGTGAAGTCATGAAAGAGGATGCGACACAGGAACTCATTATGGGTCAAATACTGAAATCAAGTAAAGGAGTATAA
- a CDS encoding substrate-binding domain-containing protein: MLVTLCGCSSKEEEANTTRTYEDKIKIGISFDSFVIERWQRDRDVFVSTAQDLGAEVNVQNANGDTEEQINQIQYFIDKKVDVIVLIATDSEAFSKILKQAKDAGITIIAYDRLVRNAAVDLYISFDNEEVGRLMGETLVKGVPEGGNIVTIFGSPSDHNVTLVEKGFTEAMEGKEYNIIYTTYAPNWLAEEAFNAINCALTINPKIDGVLCGNDDLASQAVKALSENRLAGKVVITGQDADLAACQRIVEGTQTMTVYKPVDKLAKAAAQYAVMLAKGKNISVTTTINDGTNEVPYVKLEPIAVTKDNIYDVIIKGGFQKEEEVYLNVPNPTEDLE, from the coding sequence TTGCTAGTCACTTTATGCGGATGTAGTTCAAAAGAGGAGGAAGCGAATACAACCAGAACCTATGAGGATAAGATAAAGATCGGCATCTCCTTTGATTCCTTTGTAATAGAACGATGGCAAAGGGATCGGGATGTGTTTGTATCAACAGCGCAGGATCTGGGAGCTGAAGTCAATGTTCAGAATGCGAATGGAGATACGGAGGAGCAAATTAATCAAATTCAGTATTTTATTGATAAAAAGGTAGATGTAATAGTGCTAATTGCAACAGACTCAGAGGCTTTCAGCAAAATTTTGAAGCAGGCAAAGGATGCAGGAATTACCATAATAGCCTATGATCGACTGGTTCGTAATGCAGCAGTGGACTTATATATTTCCTTTGATAATGAAGAGGTTGGAAGATTAATGGGTGAAACTCTGGTAAAGGGTGTTCCAGAGGGAGGAAATATTGTAACGATATTCGGCTCACCCTCCGATCATAATGTAACACTGGTAGAAAAAGGATTTACGGAAGCGATGGAGGGAAAGGAGTATAATATCATTTATACCACCTATGCTCCAAACTGGCTGGCTGAGGAAGCATTTAATGCTATTAATTGTGCTCTTACGATTAATCCGAAGATTGATGGAGTACTATGCGGGAATGACGACTTGGCAAGTCAGGCGGTTAAAGCATTATCCGAAAACCGTCTGGCAGGTAAAGTGGTAATCACAGGTCAGGATGCAGATCTGGCGGCTTGCCAAAGAATCGTAGAAGGAACCCAAACGATGACTGTTTATAAGCCCGTTGATAAATTAGCAAAAGCTGCAGCACAATATGCTGTAATGTTAGCAAAGGGAAAGAACATATCAGTCACCACAACAATAAATGATGGGACGAACGAGGTTCCCTATGTAAAGCTGGAACCCATTGCGGTAACGAAGGATAATATCTATGATGTGATTATTAAAGGCGGGTTTCAAAAGGAGGAGGAGGTATACTTAAATGTTCCGAATCCGACAGAAGATTTAGAATAG